In Leptospira ellinghausenii, the genomic stretch GGATTCTCTTTTTACAACATGTACATTCTTTGGGAATGAACATCGCAAATTGGAAGGATATGCAGAGAATGCATACATCGCTGGTAACCTTCAGAATGGAAGTGATCTTGGTAGTTGCAAACAATGTGAAACCAATTATTGTGGTACCACTAATCCAAACACAGGCCAACTTTATGATAGTAATCCCATCAATGTATTTCCTATCCCTGTAGGTACTTTGGTTACCATCCAGAAGGAAATGATTTTACAAGTGGTGAAAGGACAGGGCCCAGGCAAACATAGTGTTCGATGGAATATCAATGGATTCAACCAATGGATCCTTTCGAATCAAATGCCTATCTTTTTATCGAATAGTAATGTATTATTTGCATTTTTATTACCGATTTTAATCACAATGTTTGTGGTTGTATTAAAATTGCAAAAACGCCGTAGACATAAAGACTAAAATAACTCCAACTTATGCTTAGTTTACATGTTGGATTGGTAAAGCAATTTGAAAGGCTACTTTGGTTTTCGGATTTCCATTCCAATCCAAGTGGTCTTTCACATTAAAAATAGAAATTTTGCCATTATGTTTTTTGCTACAGGTATCGACATAACTCAATCCTAATCCATAGTCTAAAGTTCGATACTGTTCAAAAACATTTTTTGACAAACGATAAAATGGCTCAAAAATCAAATGCTCATATTGAATTGGAATACCAATTGTACCGTCAAAATTCGGGATTGGTTCGTTGTATACAGCACATTTAAACCAATCCTGTTCCACTTTAATAATGACTGTGATCGTGGAATTTGGAACAGAGAACTTACAAGCATTTGTCATAATCTCTATAAATGATTTTTTAAAACAGATTCCATTCACTAATAAAAATTTCACTGAATGGTTTTGATTGATGTCACTGATAACAGCTTTGTGATTCTGAACATTAAGAATATATGAAATTTCATCGAGCCAAGTTTTTAATTCCAGATAAAACTCTTGGATTGTATATTTTTCTAGGGATACATCTGAGTTTATCAATGAATCAATTTCCGCAAATTGATTTAATGATTTCTCTGCCATATCTGCGTTTGTTTGGATTAACTCCATTAACTCTGATTCAATTTTATAAAACTTTCCATCAAACTCACAACTATCTCGAATCATTTTTAAAATGGAAACTAAAGCACCAAAACCAGCACCTTGGCAAAAACTATGTTTTAAACTTTCAAAAAGATTTTGGTTCTGTCTCTTGAATTTTCCAACAGAACTCATCTTTTCTTTCCATTGGATCCATTCAAGCTGGCCTTCTAATCTCAATTGTTGTTCTTTACGTGAGATTGTCTCAACACGTTTCATTCCATAAAATTCAAATGCACGTTTTACTTTGATAGAGATTTCATATTCTTGAATTGGTTTTATGATATAATCAAAAATCCCTAACTTCATCATTTTTACGATAAATTTAGGATCCGTATTGCCTGTGATCATGATGATAACAGGTTCAACATCATTTGCATTTAAAGCTGTAATCAATTCTTCGCCATTCAAACCTGGCATTTCATGATCTGTAATGACAACAGGAAATGGATTGTCCTGAAAATACTGCAAAGCTATTTTACCATCTTTTGCATGAACTACTTGGTAACCAAGTGCTGTTAGTTGTTGTTTTAAATAATAACCTAAAACTGCATCATCTTCTGCAACTAATATACGTTTCCCTTCCAAAATGGATCCTTTCTCTAACTCGATCCAATGAATCGGTTAAGAGTCTATGAAAGTTACTGGAATCAGCGTTTTTTCACTGAAAGCGATCGACTCGTACATTACCTAGCGCATTACTTAAGAATGATTCTAAGTATAGACTAGTTTTTTTCTTCTAAAGTATTTTACAATTTCTGAATACAGTAACAAAACCAGTGTTCCGTGAAAGGAAAATACGTAAACATGAATCGGCAGAGGTGCAAAATAATAAATCGAACTTAAAGAAGTATAAAAGAACAAATAACATAACAGGAATGAAAATCCAATTCCAATCCATATGATGTGATTTGAAAATAAATTCATTTGGAACACAGATTCAATTCTCGACCTTTTCGTTAATACATTGGCAATTTGCACGGTAATTGTAGGAAAGAAGAATGCTGTTAATGACTGTAAATATTCAGGACTTGCTTTTGCCATATTCAATCCTTCGGGAGATGATGGCATCACACCACCACACTCGGTGTATACAAAGTAAAAATAAGTACTAATACAAGCCCCAAACAGAATCATCCCCTCTTTCAGATACGATCTGAGTATAAATCCTAAAGAGATTAATTTTTCATTTCGATTTCTAGGAGATCGGTTCATAATTCCTTTTTCTGGTGGTTCTGACCCGAGTCCCATAGCAGGGATTAAGTCGGTCCCCACATCCACAGCAAGGACTCCCATCACTGTCATTAACAAGGGAAACCCTGGGAACATGGCCCAAAGTAAAAATGGAATTAATTCTTGTGGGTTAGAATTTAAAACATATGCTGAGAATTTTCGTATATTATCAAATACCCCTCTGCCTTCTTCAATTGCGGATACAATGGTTGCAAAATCATCATCCACAATGATCATCCTTGCTGCTTCCTTCGCAACTTCTGTTCCTCTTTTCCCCATTGCAATTCCAATATCTGCTTTTTTCAAAGCGGGTCCATCATTGACTCCATCTCCGGTGACGGCAACAATTTCACCTAACTCTTGCAATATGGTGACAATTCTTAATTTTTAAGATGGAGAAACACGTGCAAAAATTGGCTCTCCTTTTCTCACCCACTCCTTCAAACTTGTATCCGACATTTGATCCAGCTGGACCCCTGTAATCACAACAGGTTTTTCTCCCCCAATTCCAATAGAATGGCCAACCGATTCCGCAGTCAAAGGATGATCTCCCGTGATCATCAGAATCCGAATCCCCGCTGTATGGCATTTTTTTATGGCTTCTGGTACCTTAGGCCGGATTGGATCTGCCAAACAACAATGTCCTAAATATACCATATTGGATTCAACATCCGATTCAGTGATGGAATCCAATGAATCAATTTTATTTGTGTATAGTTTATATGAGAAAGCTAAGATTCTATTTCCTAGTCTTGCCGAAGCATCGGAAGCAGTTTGTAATTTTTTCCTCCTCTCTTCATCCAAAAGTACAACACTTCCATTTTCATAAACATGAGAACAAATTGAGAGAATTTCTCCGGGTCCTCCTTTTGC encodes the following:
- a CDS encoding response regulator, producing the protein MEGKRILVAEDDAVLGYYLKQQLTALGYQVVHAKDGKIALQYFQDNPFPVVITDHEMPGLNGEELITALNANDVEPVIIMITGNTDPKFIVKMMKLGIFDYIIKPIQEYEISIKVKRAFEFYGMKRVETISRKEQQLRLEGQLEWIQWKEKMSSVGKFKRQNQNLFESLKHSFCQGAGFGALVSILKMIRDSCEFDGKFYKIESELMELIQTNADMAEKSLNQFAEIDSLINSDVSLEKYTIQEFYLELKTWLDEISYILNVQNHKAVISDINQNHSVKFLLVNGICFKKSFIEIMTNACKFSVPNSTITVIIKVEQDWFKCAVYNEPIPNFDGTIGIPIQYEHLIFEPFYRLSKNVFEQYRTLDYGLGLSYVDTCSKKHNGKISIFNVKDHLDWNGNPKTKVAFQIALPIQHVN